The Pyramidobacter piscolens W5455 genome includes a region encoding these proteins:
- the citF gene encoding citrate lyase subunit alpha, translated as MLNAVGREIPEELIAQGWKPYAGAHARDGQYIKKQGPRTRICEKPRESKIVASIREAIVACGLKDGMTVSFHHHFRDGDFVVNMVMQEIVALGLKDITIAASSLGSAHDPVARYIEDGVVTGLQTSGIRGRMGEVVSRGRLKTPAILRSHGGRVRAIEEGDVHIDVAFIGSPTSDEYGNCRAVGGKSDCGVLSYAVVDSEYADKVVVITDTLVPYPNFPASIHGVNVDYVVKVDEIGDPKKIASAAARMTQNPRDLMMAEATAKVMAATPWFKDGFSFQTGAGGPSLAVNRFIEPLMRERGIKMSFAIGGIAGPICELQRKGLVGCVVDTQDFDTGAIEDIRTNPRHYEISAGEYANPANKGAFVNKLDFVILAALEVDVDFNVNVITGSDGVLRGAPGGHPDTAAGAKCTVIVTPLTRGRMATVCERVVTVTTPGECVDVVVTDYGVAVNPRRQDIVACLDRAGVKHVSIEELQEKAYALVGRPDPLQWNDKVVAILEARDGTILDVVREIEPYERS; from the coding sequence ATGCTGAACGCAGTCGGCCGGGAAATTCCCGAAGAACTGATCGCTCAGGGCTGGAAACCTTACGCGGGAGCTCACGCCCGCGACGGCCAGTACATAAAAAAACAGGGCCCGCGCACGCGCATCTGCGAAAAGCCGCGGGAAAGCAAAATCGTCGCCTCCATCCGCGAGGCCATCGTGGCGTGCGGACTCAAGGACGGCATGACCGTTTCCTTCCACCACCACTTCCGCGACGGCGACTTTGTCGTCAACATGGTCATGCAGGAGATCGTCGCCCTCGGCCTCAAAGACATCACCATCGCCGCCTCCAGCCTGGGCTCGGCTCACGATCCCGTGGCCCGGTACATCGAAGACGGCGTCGTCACTGGCCTTCAGACCAGCGGCATCCGCGGGCGGATGGGCGAAGTGGTGTCCCGCGGCAGGCTGAAGACGCCCGCGATCCTGCGCAGCCACGGCGGCCGCGTGCGCGCCATCGAGGAGGGCGACGTGCACATCGACGTGGCCTTTATCGGTTCTCCCACGTCCGACGAGTACGGCAACTGCCGCGCCGTCGGCGGCAAAAGCGACTGCGGCGTGCTCTCCTACGCCGTCGTCGATTCGGAATACGCCGACAAGGTCGTCGTCATCACCGACACGCTCGTGCCCTACCCCAACTTTCCCGCTTCGATCCACGGCGTCAACGTGGACTACGTGGTAAAAGTCGACGAGATCGGCGATCCGAAAAAGATCGCCTCCGCCGCCGCGCGCATGACCCAAAATCCCCGCGATCTGATGATGGCCGAGGCCACCGCCAAGGTCATGGCCGCCACGCCGTGGTTCAAAGACGGCTTCAGCTTCCAGACCGGCGCGGGCGGCCCTTCGCTGGCCGTGAACCGTTTCATCGAGCCGCTTATGCGCGAGCGCGGCATCAAAATGAGCTTCGCCATCGGCGGCATCGCCGGCCCCATCTGCGAGCTGCAGCGCAAGGGGCTCGTGGGCTGCGTCGTCGACACGCAAGATTTCGACACCGGGGCCATCGAAGACATCCGCACCAATCCCCGCCATTACGAGATCAGCGCCGGCGAATACGCCAACCCCGCCAACAAGGGCGCCTTCGTCAACAAGCTCGACTTCGTCATCCTCGCCGCGCTGGAGGTCGACGTCGACTTCAACGTCAACGTCATCACCGGTTCCGACGGCGTGCTGCGCGGCGCGCCCGGCGGCCATCCCGACACCGCCGCCGGCGCCAAGTGCACCGTCATCGTCACGCCGCTGACCCGCGGCCGCATGGCCACCGTCTGCGAACGCGTCGTCACCGTCACCACCCCCGGCGAGTGCGTCGACGTCGTCGTCACCGATTACGGCGTCGCCGTCAACCCCAGACGGCAGGACATCGTCGCCTGCCTCGACCGCGCCGGCGTCAAGCACGTCAGCATCGAAGAGCTTCAGGAAAAAGCCTACGCGCTCGTCGGCCGCCCTGATCCGCTGCAGTGGAACGACAAAGTCGTCGCCATCCTCGAAGCCCGCGACGGCACGATCCTCGACGTCGTGCGCGAGATCGAGCCGTACGAAAGATCGTAA
- the citD gene encoding citrate lyase acyl carrier protein: MELKTTGVAGTLESSDVMVTLEPAPSGISLNLESTVVNQYGRQIKETVLATLARLGVKNAAVTVNDHGALDCTITARVECAYYRGCQRDADGPYPWGGEIK, encoded by the coding sequence ATGGAACTGAAAACCACCGGCGTGGCCGGCACGCTCGAGTCCAGCGACGTGATGGTCACGCTCGAGCCGGCGCCGTCGGGCATCAGCCTGAACCTTGAAAGCACCGTCGTCAACCAGTACGGGCGCCAGATCAAAGAGACCGTGCTCGCCACGCTGGCGCGCCTCGGCGTGAAAAACGCCGCCGTCACCGTCAACGACCACGGCGCGCTGGACTGCACCATCACGGCGCGCGTCGAGTGCGCCTATTATCGCGGCTGTCAGCGCGACGCCGACGGACCGTATCCCTGGGGAGGCGAGATCAAGTGA
- a CDS encoding aldolase/citrate lyase family protein — MIPRPKPEKFRLRRTMMFMNAQKPGLIKDAYVYGADSIMLDLEDAVAENQKDAARFSLYHALKSIDYGDTEVLVRINGLDTPHWKEDIRVAVAGGADGIRIAKTESAADVQTVDAAVTEAEREFAVEEGRTLLMAAIESPKGVLNAYEICAASPRLFGIALSGGDYRKCMQVKPVPGGIEMLAARGQMLIAARAAGVQCFDTVFTDLDDEAGFRAEMQQNKDMGFDGKSLINPRQIRIVHEMLAPTPQEIAAAEAIVAAYRENAAKGVGVFTINGKMIDIAFVPGAERVIQLAKASGVYEGDL; from the coding sequence GTGATCCCCCGCCCGAAACCGGAAAAGTTCCGCCTGCGCCGCACGATGATGTTCATGAACGCGCAGAAGCCCGGGCTGATCAAAGACGCGTACGTCTACGGCGCCGACTCGATCATGCTCGACCTCGAAGACGCGGTCGCCGAGAACCAGAAGGATGCGGCGCGCTTTTCGCTCTACCATGCGCTGAAAAGCATCGATTACGGCGACACGGAAGTGCTCGTGCGCATCAACGGCCTCGACACGCCGCACTGGAAGGAAGACATTCGCGTCGCCGTCGCCGGAGGCGCCGACGGCATCCGCATCGCCAAGACCGAAAGCGCCGCCGACGTGCAAACCGTGGACGCCGCCGTGACCGAAGCCGAGCGCGAGTTCGCCGTCGAAGAAGGGCGCACGCTCCTGATGGCCGCCATCGAAAGCCCCAAGGGCGTGCTCAACGCCTACGAAATCTGCGCCGCTTCGCCCCGCCTGTTCGGCATCGCCCTTTCCGGCGGCGACTACCGCAAGTGCATGCAGGTCAAGCCGGTCCCCGGCGGTATCGAGATGCTCGCCGCCCGCGGCCAGATGCTGATCGCCGCCCGCGCCGCCGGCGTGCAGTGCTTCGACACCGTGTTCACCGACCTCGACGACGAAGCGGGCTTCCGCGCCGAAATGCAGCAGAACAAAGACATGGGCTTCGACGGCAAGTCGCTGATCAACCCCCGCCAGATTCGCATCGTCCACGAGATGCTGGCGCCGACGCCACAGGAAATCGCCGCCGCCGAGGCCATCGTCGCAGCCTATCGCGAAAACGCCGCCAAAGGCGTCGGCGTGTTCACCATCAACGGCAAAATGATCGACATCGCCTTTGTGCCCGGCGCCGAGCGCGTCATCCAGCTCGCCAAGGCCAGCGGCGTTTACGAGGGGGATCTCTAA